The following coding sequences lie in one Glycine soja cultivar W05 chromosome 16, ASM419377v2, whole genome shotgun sequence genomic window:
- the LOC114389674 gene encoding mucin-5AC-like: MNSRNVNVNQHHHRRGHSFNGSANIHPISNTINSSHGKLGKLSFESAKLATSGIDDLLSSTEGGKHDYDWLLTPPGTPHLPSSEGESQPTLVPPRSSLGRLKSNTSVSRLSVSQSENNNHSHSHSRPSRSGSVTRSPNRSSSILNTRPSSPITAARLSTPTSRTTSTSTPPRVLLPRSFPSPINTSSTDTNKTRTSQGSRPSTPSSTSKPSIPATLRPSTPTRRHSLPSPSPSVTRVGRNPATPRLQPVVPPDFPLETPPNLRTTLPADRPVSAGRSRPGAVVTLPSKPNSEMQAPVNMSRRQPSPIANRGRLSEYTAKSRGHANAADASEVVARRSAKSSTTASENNVLGRTISKKSLDMAIRHMDVRNSSGTLRSVPSATLYPQSIRTSTPKTHHTRGLSVPVSMNINGSLQSRNNNNNNNRKNGREIGERQKQYLGKLSEVVDVYESYRYDSLLLKEDLNNTNWLRSVDDKCDQGPIFDNGFEYLPEPFGLF, translated from the exons ATGAACAGCAGGAATGTGAATGTGAATCAGCATCATCACCGCAGAGGTCACAGCTTCAATGGCTCTGCCAACATCCATCCCATCTCCAACACAATTAATTCTTCCCATG GAAAACTGGGGAAACTCTCGTTTGAATCAGCAAAACTGGCCACAAGTGGGATTGATGATCTATTGTCATCCACAGAAGGAGGAAAGCATGACTATGATTG GCTCCTTACTCCCCCGGGGACCCCTCATTTACCATCATCAGAAGGTGAATCCCAACCAACTTTGGTGCCTCCAAGAAGCAGTTTGGGTAGATTAAAGTCAAACACTAGTGTCTCAAGG CTTTCAGTCTCACAATCAGAGAACAACAATCATTCTCATTCTCACTCTAGACCATCAAGAAGTGGTTCAGTGACTCGCAGTCCAAACAGATCCTCTTCCATCCTTAACACAAGGCCATCCTCCCCCATAACTGCGGCAAGGCTTTCCACTCCAACCTCTCGcacaacatcaacatcaacaccCCCCAGAGTACTACTACCACGCTCATTTCCAAGTCCAATCAACACATCATCAACTGACACCAACAAAACTAGAACATCACAAGGCTCAAGGCCATCCACTCCAAGCTCAACTTCAAAGCCATCCATTCCTGCCACTTTGCGGCCCTCTACCCCCACTCGACGCCATTCACTGCCATCTCCATCGCCTTCAGTCACACGTGTGGGGCGTAATCCAGCTACACCGCGTCTCCAGCCAGTTGTCCCTCCTGATTTCCCCCTTGAAACACCACCAAACCTCAGAACAACATTGCCTGCTGATAGGCCTGTCTCTGCAGGCAGGTCTCGTCCTGGTGCTGTTGTTACTCTTCCTTCGAAGCCAAACTCAGAAATGCAAGCCCCAGTTAACATGTCAAGGAGACAGCCATCTCCTATTGCCAATAGGGGCAGACTGTCAGAGTACACAGCAAAAAGCCGCGGCCATGCCAATGCTGCTGATGCCTCTGAGGTAGTTGCTAGAAGATCTGCTAAGTCTTCAACTACTGCCTCAGAAAACAATGTATTGGGAAGGACCATCTCAAAGAAATCATTGGATATGGCTATTAGACACATG GATGTGAGGAACAGCTCAGGAACTCTTCGTTCAGTTCCAAGCGCCACACTCTATCCTCAGAGCATTCGAACTTCAACTCCCAAGACACACCACACTAGAGGTTTGAGTGTTCCAGTGTCAATGAACATTAACGGAAGCCTCCAAagcagaaataataataataacaataataggaAAAATGGAAGAGAGATAGGTGAAAGGCAAAAGCAATACTTGGGAAAATTGAGTGAAGTAGTGGATGTGTACGAGAGTTATCGTTATGATTCACTGTTGCTTAAAGAAGACTTAAACAACACAAACTGGCTGCGTAGTGTTGATGATAAATGTGATCAAGGACCCATCTTTGACAATGGATTTGAGTACCTGCCTGAACCTTTTGGACTCTTTTAG
- the LOC114390139 gene encoding acid phosphatase 1-like encodes MAKRVPVGELLVLVLLLLAPKTKAMSITRGHNKSRGKESSGSSDEGGAISFCLSWRLAVEANNVVAWPTVPPQCSRYVETYMINGQYDRDLDLIVEVILAYVNQTFLLGDAMDAWILDVDDTCISNIYYYKGKKYGCDPYDPFSFRTWAMKGGCPAIPSVLRLFNILVDKGFKVFLLTGRDEETLGQVTRNNLHNQGFIGYERLILRSSAYKGKSAMKYKSDVRKQLEDQGYRIWGNVGDQWSDIQGDYLGNRTFKLPNPMYFVP; translated from the exons ATGGCGAAAAGAGTACCAGTAGGAGAgttgttggtgttggtgttATTATTGTTGGCACCAAAGACAAAGGCAATGAGCATAACAAGAGGTCATAATAAAAGCAGGGGCAAAGAGTCCTCTGGTTCTAGTGATGAGGGGGGTGCAATTAGCTTTTGTTTGAGTTGGAGATTGGCAGTGGAGGCAAACAATGTGGTTGCATGGCCAACAGTTCCACCTCAGTGTTCCCGATATGTTGAGACTTACATGATCAATGGCCAGTACGACCGGGACTTGGACTTGATTGTGGAGGTAATCTTGGCTTATGTCAACCAAACTTTTCTCCTTGGGGATGCCATGGATGCTTGGATTTTGGATGTTGATGACACTTGCATCTCCAATATCTATTATTACAAAGGCAAGAAATATGG GTGTGATCCGTATGACCCATTTTCCTTTAGGACGTGGGCCATGAAAGGAGGGTGCCCTGCAATTCCTTCCGTACTAAGGTTGTTTAACATATTAGTAGATAAAGGATTCAAAGTATTTTTACTCACCGGAAGAGATGAAGAGACCCTTGGTCAAGTTACCCGGAACAACTTGCACAATCAAGGATTTATTGGCTATGAACGCCTTATTTTGAG GAGTTCAGCATATAAAGGGAAAAGTGCAATGAAATACAAATCCGATGTACGAAAGCAGTTAGAGGACCAAGGTTACAGGATATGGGGGAATGTGGGAGACCAGTGGAGTGATATCCAGGGAGATTATTTGGGGAACCGTACTTTCAAGCTACCTAATCCCATGTACTTTGTTCCCTAA
- the LOC114388987 gene encoding uncharacterized protein LOC114388987, which translates to MGSAGALRNIVRSLSVASSRALLPRISTNASMAPICFALPSPCKPPQRLLPLWSHFHSLTDTRFPKRRPSERPRRKRASLRPSGPYAWVQYTPGQPILPNKPNEGSVKRRNEKKRMRQRRAFILAERKKRKAQLQEANRKKNIQRVERKMAAVAREREWAERLAELQRLEEEKKKSMA; encoded by the exons ATGGGATCTGCTGGAGCCCTTAGGAACATTGTTCGCTCTCTCTCAGTCGCATCATCAAGAGCTTTATTGCCTCGAATCTCCACCAATGCTTCGATGGCTCCAATTTGTTTTGCTCTGCCATCTCCCTGCAAACCTCCTCAACGGCTTCTTCCCCTTTGGAGTCACTTCCACAGCTTGACAGACACTCGCTTCCCCAAGAGACGACCCTCTGAAAGACCTCGTCGAAAGAGGGCCAGCTTGAGACCCTCTG GGCCTTATGCTTGGGTTCAATATACACCTGGCCAACCGATACTTCCGAACAAGCCTAATGAAGGGAGTGTCAAAAGGAGAAATGAGAAGAAACGCATGAGGCAACGCCGTGCCTTTATATTG GCGgaaaggaagaaaaggaaagcTCAGCTGCAAGAGGCCAATCGGAAGAAAAATATTCAGAGGGTAGAACGCAAAATGGCTGCAGTTGCAAGGGAAAGGGAGTGGGCAGAAAGATTGGCTGAGTTGCAGCGACttgaggaagagaagaaaaaatctaTGGCTTGA